TGTGGATGTCACTGCAgagaaaagcaaacacaaacGAGCATATTCAGTAATTCTTATCCGACAAAGGTTCTGACGGTGCAGAAGTTGGGTTTGCAAAGAAGATGGCTGGATGATGACTCAATGAGATATTGGAGTGTTGCTGtgactttttattcatttatttgactTCTTAATACATTCTCACTGTTATCCATCTGTTTGGCTCATTGAACCCAGTAACTGCGATGATGTGAGGAAGCCATCTAGTGGCTAAACATTTCACTACAACATGATATTTGAGTCTCATGAAGTGATAAAGCTCACCAACAATTTCCAGTGGTTGAGCTTACATGAATAGCAGCATTTGAATATTAACCCCATTAAGATCTTCATCTGAATAAGACACTGCTACGTAGACAGCATTTTGTGATCACATTAACAAGGCTACCTTCAAAGTAAGCAATGCAGAATTAAGTTATGAGGAGTATGCAGATCTTTGTCTCTTTATTATAATACACCTTAATGGCACTATTGGGAGATTTTGAAGCAATTTGTAATATACAAATACGTTACTAATAGTTTTGACCTAGTGCTGCATTCATTTCCCGCTTGGGATTGATCTGATAACAAAAGATATCACCACAATAAGTCGGATTTCTTTAtctgtgatttaaaaaatagtTTGTCCACCCCAACTTCAGCATTTCACACCATCCCTAAAGCAAAATAGGCAGCCATGTGTCTTTGAGGTTATAATTGCTGCATTTCCAGGTTTAACTTTCCCACTTCTGAGGTACATGCAGTAAGTGCATTGAGTAAATGCAGCAGAAGTGCAAAACAGGATGGAagcagataataaaaaaaaaaaattaaaaaaaaaggtaacagAGAAAGCCAAGTTATCATTCATAACAACAGCTTgagtgatttttttccccacaacttTGTAGAAAATTACGTTATTTGGACTATGTCTGCCAGCAATGTATAAATGTCAATCGAATTTATGTAGTCCAGGTTGAACCTCACTATGTACTGCAGTTAATGTGGAGTTTGTTGACTGTAGGTGTGTTGTAGAAAACCAAGGGAGAGTCTGGAACAAGTTAAGTTCTTCAAAAGATTTTGATATTCTTCTCGGAAGCTGTTGAATGAGATTAAATAAGACCCTTACGTGTACTGTACGTACATCTTTCATACACCTGGCTCACCTCTCCCTTGTGGAGGAAACAGCCTAGAGGACAGTGAGTCTGGATGGTTGCTTACCCCTCACTTTCCTTAACAAAAAATGTTGGTAAACTATCAAACCAGGATGACTACAGGGCTCCTATCCTACTCTTCACTGGATGTGCCCCTATCCACTGTTTCACTGCGAGGGCAGCTGATAGGTCATCATGACTTTCTCATCTGCGTTAGCCATGAGTGGCACAGTGGGTCCTGTAGTACATACTTGATGAACTGTTTGTTTTGCTCCGTCTCCACAGGCCGTCCCTCACTGGTGCTCAAGTGACTTTTGACCTTCCGATTGCTCTGAGACGAGTCCACACTGCCAAAGTATTTGCTGCTGTTGTTactgctgttgttgctgctgttgttgctgctgttgttgctgctgttgttgctgctgttgttgttgctgctgttgttacTGCTGTTGTTGCTTCCTGAGAAcagttaaagagagaaacattaACTACAGCTTGTAGATCTATATGTTAAAAAAGTGTCTGTCCAGATTTATAAACTTGACTGTAGTATAACTATCTTTACATCTCATGATGTAATGGTTTAATacctttaaaggcctacagaaaggtgattttttttttttttttgcacaaaactgaaatagcagatcgattccttatataccatggaatttttttattattttaaaataattttaggcccctggatagtcctgattaggcccaataaactatcaccacatttgactcgaatttggcaaacttgaacgccagctgctggaacaatcaccagtagttctagtagcgaagccagcagtttgccagacctggacagcttcttcacagcaaatttcgatgtgtgtcgcttggaaatataaaacgttgggttcagtgcaatttttattgcgagtagatgtacgaagtgctgtgggtgcgtatgttgccctcagcagcagcagctcacaccaccggggacagaggaagcagagagacccgcggtcttgtgtctgtgtctccctgtccacctgcctcctctctggtgaaatcagccggagccatcccgccgtgttcagctccctgcggtgcggacactcagggggaatccacctggcggagagcggacacactctccgccaggtggagagtggaaatctcggcagagcgatcatcaagagccccgacgtggacacacgctgaacacggcgggatggctccggctgatttcaccagagaggaggcaggtggacagggagacacagacacaagaccgcgggtctctctgcttcctctgtccccggtggtgtgagctgctgctgctgagggcaacatacgcacccacagcacttcgtacatctactcgcaataaaaactgcactgaacccaacgttttattgccttcaccactcaacaagcatactaatagcggcagccaggaaaacccatggcacctatgacgtcacacggaaaccccgcccccagtctggaattccaggaaggatttccaagcggcaaattcaaaatcgcaaatttcatgcgtttatgaaatgttttggtgtagggtccaatgatcattattgttcctctgtgtatgtattatcattatgtattgggtgtagtgtcagctttctgtaggcctttaagcaGATGAAATAAAAATCATTAATGTTCAAAAATTAATCTTTCGCCTTTTCTGGATGGCAGATTATAAAAGGTTATTTAGCTAAGAGACAATGCACAACACCTGGAACagaacattaaaaagaaatcaaagcgaATCATGTTCACATTCGTATTTTCTGCTTCTTGTGCTGCTACTGTACTTCTGTTCAGTTTCCTCTCTTCATTTAACCTTGAGGATGTGTGAAATTTTTATGATTTAACTTGTGTGCAGACCTGAACAACTGCCCGAGGTCCCACTGGCTGAGGCTCCGCTGGCTGATGTCCTGCTCTTAGACGTCCCGCTGGCTGAAGTCCCACAGCCGTTGGACCCCGAGGCCATGGACCCAGAGGTGGCCGAGCCGGTGCCCGAACAGGAGTCCTCTTGGAGAATGATGTCCAACATGTCGCTCGATGAAGAGTTGACATCGCTGTTGTTGCCGTGGCCATGCGAGCTCCTCTGCAAAAACACAAATATTGAAGCAATACCATTAAAaaaattggcaacactgctcTGGCACTCGTGATGTAGCAAACCGTCCATCTGCTGCTTCTTTGCAATACAAGCTGGTGCAACATCATTGGCTGCTTCCCATAATAACCAGAATAACTCTCCTGCTTGGTCAGGAAATGTCCACCTCAGCAAACACCTGCTCCTCAATAACATACAACCGGCCAGCTGATTTCAAGTAGCAACATCTACAGTATATTTAAAAATGCATGGTaataacaatatatatatatatatatatattcaaaagaaaaaaagtgcagtATTGTGTTCGCGTGTGACACAAAATAGGGGCACACTTCTCTCTTTTTGTGTTACTTGTTGCCTCTCTGTATAACAGATATGACACAAAAACCTAATCTCCCCACGTTTGAATCTAAAACCACTAATAAAATGATTGGCTTAGTTTAAGCCTTTAAAGACTTTTTTAGTGCTGAAAAAGAAAGTGACCCTTGGAAGTGCACAATTTGTCTTAAAATATGGTCAGACCTTCATTTTAGCAACAATCAAAAACAAACGCAATCTACATTACCTAATTACACACAAATCATTATATTCATCATTTAGTTGAACTCATTGATTAAAGATGACATTAACTTGCAGGGTGATGACAACTCAATCAAGCTGGAGCCATGACTTAGCCTACCTTCAAGCCTACTCTTCAACAGTGAAGCAGGTTCCATTGTCAAAACCATAAGAGTTTACCCAGACATGAAGTGAATCTGACTGAGGAGAGTAAGACTGGTCCAAAAGTCACTGATTGCTCAACAaaacagagccagccttcttcaTCAGTTTGTTTAGTTTCTTCTTAGCAACTAGCTCTGATGCTACTGCTCAAACAGATGGCTTTCAGGCAGATTCTTTTTGCAAATTGTTGCAATACAAAAATTGCAAATCCAATGGTTTCCTgactgccccccccccaaaaaccACAAACTTTCAAAAGTTGTTTTCAATAAACACATTGTGTTTGCCTGTAGTTGTGACTTAGATGAAGATCAGACCACAATTTATTCAAattattacaaaaaaagaagataaatcCAAGTAATTCCAAAGGCTGTGTGTATAACTACATGTGTGCAAACACACCTCATGTAACTTGTTGCCAAATCTCTTAAGTTTCTCAGTCTCGTGCTTTAACTAATCAATTCCAAGCTTAACTCGCAACTAAACAGATAAGAACAGTGCATGTTGAACTATAAATCACAGgacatataaatgtaaaaaagagAAATTGTTAGACTTGACATATGGAATCTGGGAGGAATGGGATTTAAAAAGTGTGGAGGTTTTCTGATGTTTCGCCTACCTCTTTGCTGCACGCCCCCAGCCTAGACCACACTTTATCCCAAGACAAACGCTCACAGACACAGGGTGTGCCCTCGAAATACAAGGGTCCAGGTGGACCAAGGAGACTGAGAGAGGGCTAAAGGGTGTAAGGGATAATAACATCATGTGTTAACACCCAGCGCTACATTTTATCTGAGGAGTCTTGACTGACTTGACTCTACACATGGTACAGCAATACAACAGCAAAAAAACCGCAGCAACTTAACACTGAATATTTTTGTACGAATCACTGTGATGTTGGTAATAAATCCCAATCATCAATCCAAATTTTCAATTTGAATAAAGtatctttctatttctattctaaatcAAAAGGCTGAGAGACATATGATTGTATGTCCCGGGGGGATGTACCACAACTTATTTAAGGAGGTTCAAACAGACCACGATGGTAAAGTTCATCGAGGCATTGGTATTTTTGTGAGACAATTTACAGGTTACAGGTGAAAAATATCAGTCAGAAGCAGTGGGAGCAGGAatacaggggaaaaaaagttagTTTCCTTGTTTACCTGATTCGGCTCCCTCTCCTTGGTCTGGTTGCCACTTGCTCCTTTGTCCCTTTCAGCCAGAGTGTTCCCTTGTCCTCCTGAAGAGAGTGCCGCACTCTCTTGCTTGTCCACAGACAGCTCCAGTTCCAACAGGTTGAGGGGTGAGCTGCAGCGAGACTGGAACAAGGGCGGGGAAGTCGCGCCTCCAGCCTCACCAGATTGTGGTGTCGAGGAGCGGGAGTGGCCCTCTACATGAGGCTTTGGGGTTTCAGAGGATGAAGGGACGTGGAATGATGGACTTGTGTAGGCTGCTGGAGGAGTAAAGTGGTTGTTGGTGTTGAACTGATTCTGACTGTTGAAGGACGGTGGAGATGTGAAGGCACCTTGGCTTGGAAAGACAGCCTGAACAAAAGGCTGTGCTTGTGCAGGGAAGCTCCCTGTGTCTACTTGATATACtggctgtggtggtggtggaagCCCAGCACCCATTAGAGGGTACAAGTAGTTGGGCAGCACTAACGCCACAATGGGGGTGACGATAGGGGAAGTGTGAGGAGCAGGCTGAATGAATGGGGGACATGGAGGGGCTTGGACACAGTGGTTTTCCCTAAAGCCTTGTGGAGTGGCTTCTGTGCGCGGAGACGTAGAATCTGCACtggggaaaacatgcaggggGTAGCCTGGCATCATGGCGGGATATGCCATAGGGAAAGTGGACTGTGAGGTATCTGATGAAGACAACAGTGTCTGTTTAAGGCCGTGGGTTGGCTGAGGATGCCGCAGCGGTTGCTGTCTGCGGGATGCTGGGCTGTCTGTGGAAGCGATGCGCTTTGCTCGCTTTGACTTGGTCTTCTTATGTCGTGAACTCTGGCGTGTGGTCGGGTTTGCAACCAGTTTTTCCTGTTTGCTAAGCTGAGCAGCACGTACAGCTAGAGGGTcaagagaaaaacaacaacaaccaaaaaaattAATTGTTGAGTGGTTTAGGAATCTGATTAAAGCTGATTATCTTCGTTTTTCTCATTTGTAATTGCTCATTTTTTCTAATGAACTGCTCATCACACAGACATAACCAAATTGAGTGCAAAAGAGGTCACAAAATCAGTACATGCAGGTCTCAACTATTTATTTAGAAGGTGTTCCCAAACTTTGGGCACAATGTGACCAATTCATCACATTATTCTGACACACAATGCGATGAAATTCTGAGGAATAATAATGAGTAAATTTGGGGTTTGGATGGACGAATTGTTTGCCAGTGTGTGTTTTATACCATGTTTGACTGCCTTTTGGTGATGTTGCAAAAACCAGAATTTTACTAATTTAAAATGGTGAGtccaaaaagctaaaacagagattgattcagattcagatttatTTGTGTACCCGTAGGGCAATTAGTGTTGCAGCAAGTaaaaaaggcataaaacataaaggaCATAAAAGTCTAAGAGGGAGGGATAATACAGTGTGCTGAAACAACATCAGTAGCACAATGATCCTTTTTATATGATGGTAATGTTGGTGTTTAGTATTACCGTCGCTGCCGATCttgtctctctgctgctccAGGTACTGGGAGCAGTTTGCCTTGAGGGCGGCAAGTCCACGAAGCTCTCTGAAACGACACAGAAAGGCCTGCTCCTCCTTCTGCGTATGAGCTGCCAACACCCCCTTAGTCAAACCCAGTTTCTTGTAGGACTCCTTCTCATGACTGGGAGGTATAACCGCACAAGGAGGAGCGCCATGATTGTGGCTGGATTCTGCTGTCTCCCCCGCACCTGGAACGTCTTCTGTGATCTCTGGATGAATGACAGCAAGATGACAACTTTAACATACTTTCAAACAGTGAAAGGAGTCATGTAGCAAAAGTGTTAATTGTAAGCAGTGATGCCAGGAAAGCAATGCTAATCAAGCACAGGTACGGAttacggatttttgtaaaacagAAGATACTTTCTTTTGTCATGTACAATTACATTACTTCTATCAAACACCACTTACAAATAAGACATAACATTTGAGCTACAGTACGGTTAGAAACATTTCTGTCAGCATTTAGTATTAAATCTATTGAAAGGACAGAGTACaggaaaaacatgtaaaaatgtgCAAAGTACAAATTAAGCATGTCACACAGAAGTGGGAACAACTCTCAGGGCTTTTAGTCCCCAGAGCTCGAATGAATGCAAAATAACAGCACAGGGCTTCACAGTCTTCACAAAGACAGGACGAAGCATATAAATAGTACAAAACTGCACAAAACAACCAGTTCAATGCTACATGATTATTCACATGAAATACAACACAATTACGCAAGCTTCTGTAAAATCTAGACGATAGAGCTGACAATTACAGATGAGCTGGTTGCCAGATACTTTTTAAGGAATTAATTCATTAAAGTGCTTTAAAAGGGTGCACATTTACTGTTGACGGGATCCCAACAGAGGCAGAGCACGTGCAGAGCAACCGTGGCCCATTTGAGTTAAGTTGAGTGTTTTCAGTCCCAAATCACATTACCTGGGTGTTTTAGGGCCAGGTTTGAGAAGTTCGATTTCATACGTATCATTCAGACAAAAACGATTACATGTGTTTTAAAAAGAGAACTTATTCTGCGTTGGAGTTGCCAGCTGCCAAGCAAACATATAGACACGTAGAGGCACAGAGAAAGCCGTGTGGACACACGCAGGCGGTATCTACAGTGCTGTGAGAAACCATTTGCCTCTTTCGTGATTTCTTCTATCATTTTATATTTCTCACACTGAATGGCTGGTTGTTCAAACTATAACATCAAGATCAAATACACTACGAGTGGCTGATACTTCAACATCCTTTCTTTTGTCAAAGGTGAAAGATCTTTAAGCAAGTAAAAGCTAAAAATCGAATAAGTTGAAGCAGTTATTCCTGATAAATTTAAGCAAGCTGTTCAGATGTTAAAGAGGCCACATCATACATATTAATAATGTATTATATCTGCTGTTTCAGTATGAAAAATATAGAACAATAGAGGGAATCTGGTTGAAGGTCAGTATTTTTCACGCCACTGTACCTGACTCTGGCTGAGGTTTCTTGTCCCCAACATGAACTATGGTGCTACTGTAGCTACACTGGCTGGTTATGGACACCACACTTTCTGGTTTGTTAGGAACAGGTAGGGGCAGCGAAGTGCCAACTACCGCCGTGGCCGCTTCACTGGACTTTTTGTCAGGGTCATCCAAAGCAGTGAGACCAGACTGATCCTTCAATAAGGCTGGTTCTGCCAAAGAGAACAGAGAACAAGACCTGCTGATGAGGTACTGGCATTTCTGAGAGATATGAGTCTGAGAGAGATATTTAAAGGGAGGAGAGTGAAAGCCGTTGGTTTGTAAGACAAGGTCTTAACAACAGGTAAGTAAGAGTAACAGTAACAGGTTTTTCTTATATTGAAAAGTGGGGTCACATACCTTGAGACACCTGCATGCTATTAGAGACTTTCTGTTTGTCATCATCTGAGTTGGACAATGTAGTGTTGGAGGAAGAATGGCACTTCCTCTTCATGGAGATGGGAACATTACAGCCGTCCAAGTACCTACAAGAACCAAAAATTACAACCTGAAGGTCACAATCTGCACTTTCACCACCAGTTATCAACTTTGCTAGACAACAAACAACATAAGAGACAAGGTGAAGCATTTCACAGTGAAGTTTTTAGTTTAGAAGAGATCTGACgaaaaatcaaacatttttatATTCCACCTTACAAAACACAGAATAACAACAGGTCTACTTTTCATGACAGAAACAGAGCGGTTGGCTCATGGAAGGCACATTTGGTTAGAACTGTGAGAAATAAGTTGTAAGTAAATAGTTCTTTACCACTTACTCCTTGTATACCTAGTGGAAAAAGAAATGATTGGCCATGGTGCTAGAATGCAAGTGCCAAAGACATCCACATGGTCTCATATAGCAGCAGTCTGCATATCAGGTCCAGGATCAAGGCTTTAATTGCATGGTCAAGCCCTTAAATATATGATAAACTTACTGGagcccaacaacaacaacaacaacaacagtatgTCCTGTGATGAAGGGTTGTTGGTTGTTCCTCAATCTTAGCTTAGAACAAAAGGAGACTGTGATTTTGAGATTGTTTCTCCTAAACTTTGGAACTTTGGAAATCTCCCATTGGAGATTGGACATGACAAATGACAAGCATTTATGACATTCATGTCAGTCTTTATCTCTGTACCTGATAACACTGTCCAAGCAGCTGATCTGGTGGTAGGAGTAGACGGTCTCATCATTGAGGGTCAACTCCTCCTGGATAGAGGATCTGCTCTCTTCCATAGCTGCGTCCCTCCAGTTAGGAGGAGGCGCCGAGTCTTTGAGACACACCACAGCTTGGCTCGTCTGTGTGAACTCTGCTTGAGAGAGGTCACGATTTAGAGTGAGAGTTTAAGgggtaaatgtcacatttccccAGTGACAGTAAAAGACTTACTGGCATTGCTTTTTTTCTGCTGCTCTTGGCTCTTCTGAAGATGAACTCCTTTACAGATTTCCTGAAATGTTCGctgtgaaagaaagaaacaagacTTGGGAGTCAATACAACATCATTCAAGAAACTAACAAAATAACTGTggaaaaattgttttaaatcaaACCGCAGAAAATCTACTGAAGTTCAACCCAAGCAGGACATTAAGGGCTGTGCTGAACTGTAACTTGTGTGCAAAAATCACACTTTTGTTTGCTCAGTCACAACTCTCTTTATTAAATACTCTCAACGGTTCACTCCATAGTGAGCAGTGAATTGAAATTTCAAAGCCttagaaataaaatatatattgtgGTACACTTTCAGATACAGACTATGGAATTGGTAATACTCACAGGTCTGCTTTTGCTGCTGACTTCTCCTTCCTCATGTTGCATCTTGCTCCCGCTGATATTGTTCAGACTCTCACTTGACGATGTCATGCCCAGAAGTTGGTCATTGCTGTTCAGACTACTGTAACCACTGGACCCACTGTTATGAACCGGCTGTGTGCAGACACAGAGAGGGAAGAAAGAGTTCAAAAAGGGGGCACTCCAGGGAAGCTGTTACAGGGCAGAACGGAGGCAGAACTAGTTAgatattttgtttcttttgagcTCTGATGGTCTTTAATGGCGGTCGTGTTTCATTACATGCCACACACAGgtcactttttttgtttttcattgtagGTAGCACCATATAACTGatgctttttttatgtgtttcctCAGCTGAGGTTTCAATTTAAACGAGCCAATACTATTTGACGACATGACAAAACTGCTATGTTAAAATTTTCTCTCACCTGTAGTAGAAGCCGATGGATCTGCTCAGTTATCTCCAGGATGTCAGAGTCCGCTGTCTTCATATGGCTGACAGCTGTGACGGGGGGCATGAAAATGTCTTCGTTCACAGGGCCCCTGACAGACAAACACATCGACAGTTTGAGACACATCAAACTGCTTCATTTAAACATAGGCTTATTGATCTACACATAGTACAGACTGGGTATCGCCATTCTTTGTTGTAGCTGAAAAAATACTTACATGCGGACTTTGTGTCTTCCAATAACAAAGGAGACCTTTCGGCTCCAGGGGTTGACAAAACTGGACCAGCTCGTGTCCAGGATGATGTATTCTCCATTTCGTGCACAGATGCGGATGGACGAGTGGTCAAACGGTTGCCCTGCATTCTGAACA
The sequence above is drawn from the Odontesthes bonariensis isolate fOdoBon6 chromosome 14, fOdoBon6.hap1, whole genome shotgun sequence genome and encodes:
- the per2 gene encoding period circadian protein homolog 2 isoform X2; its protein translation is MELLPMSEDSDSKPYCYLVQEDQDVASGCRPSTSSSSIPRGGPGCSSMVQLHLMGGYSQGGPDLSEGSDSSGQDPPALPHNIRKNTRSRLLPEEDVEMKSNGSSGSGTESHGNESHGNESHGNESHGHESVGSSNGNSKDSALLESSESNKSSNSHSSSPPSSSNAFSLLSSEQDNPSTSGCSSQESAKAKTQKEVIKILKELKRQLPAEKKHNHTSTTLNTLKYALRCVKQVEANEEYYQLLMINDSQPSGLDVSSYTIEEIDSITSEYTLKNNDIFAVAVSLITGRIVYISDQAASILNCKRDVFKDSKFVEFLTPQDVSVFYSFTTPYRLPSWSMCAGAESSPPDCKQEKSFFCRISGGKECEGDLRYYPFRMTPYLMKVQDTIHAEDQFCCLLLAERVHSGYDAPRIPTDKRIFTTTHTPSCVFQDVDERAVPLLGYLPQDLIGTPVLLHLHPNDRQVMLAIHRKIVQNAGQPFDHSSIRICARNGEYIILDTSWSSFVNPWSRKVSFVIGRHKVRMGPVNEDIFMPPVTAVSHMKTADSDILEITEQIHRLLLQPVHNSGSSGYSSLNSNDQLLGMTSSSESLNNISGSKMQHEEGEVSSKSRPRTFQEICKGVHLQKSQEQQKKSNAKFTQTSQAVVCLKDSAPPPNWRDAAMEESRSSIQEELTLNDETVYSYHQISCLDSVIRYLDGCNVPISMKRKCHSSSNTTLSNSDDDKQKVSNSMQVSQEPALLKDQSGLTALDDPDKKSSEAATAVVGTSLPLPVPNKPESVVSITSQCSYSSTIVHVGDKKPQPESEITEDVPGAGETAESSHNHGAPPCAVIPPSHEKESYKKLGLTKGVLAAHTQKEEQAFLCRFRELRGLAALKANCSQYLEQQRDKIGSDAVRAAQLSKQEKLVANPTTRQSSRHKKTKSKRAKRIASTDSPASRRQQPLRHPQPTHGLKQTLLSSSDTSQSTFPMAYPAMMPGYPLHVFPSADSTSPRTEATPQGFRENHCVQAPPCPPFIQPAPHTSPIVTPIVALVLPNYLYPLMGAGLPPPPQPVYQVDTGSFPAQAQPFVQAVFPSQGAFTSPPSFNSQNQFNTNNHFTPPAAYTSPSFHVPSSSETPKPHVEGHSRSSTPQSGEAGGATSPPLFQSRCSSPLNLLELELSVDKQESAALSSGGQGNTLAERDKGASGNQTKEREPNQPSLSLLGPPGPLYFEGTPCVCERLSWDKVWSRLGACSKERSSHGHGNNSDVNSSSSDMLDIILQEDSCSGTGSATSGSMASGSNGCGTSASGTSKSRTSASGASASGTSGSCSGSNNSSNNSSNNNSSNNSSNNSSNNSSNNSSNNSSKYFGSVDSSQSNRKVKSHLSTSEGRPVETEQNKQFINDIHRVLREDKEKLKLLHKCQPRFSEEQKKELIAVHPWIKKGSLPKAIDVKGCSCCDSTLVPVANDQPELDFSDIELEDADCEHRPKEEPSNSAAIACLSPSPNSDLERDNKQTFRKTTAT
- the per2 gene encoding period circadian protein homolog 2 isoform X5, which gives rise to MELLPMSEDSDSKPYCYLVQEDQDVASGCRPSTSSSSIPRGGPGCSSMVQLHLMGGYSQGGPDLSEGSDSSGQDPPALPHNIRKNTRSRLLPEEDVEMKSNGSSGSGTESHGNESHGNESHGNESHGHESVGSSNGNSKDSALLESSESNKSSNSHSSSPPSSSNAFSLLSSEQDNPSTSGCSSQESAKAKTQKEVIKILKELKRQLPAEKKHNHTSTTLNTLKYALRCVKQVEANEEYYQLLMINDSQPSGLDVSSYTIEEIDSITSEYTLKNNDIFAVAVSLITGRIVYISDQAASILNCKRDVFKDSKFVEFLTPQDVSVFYSFTTPYRLPSWSMCAGAESSPPDCKQEKSFFCRISGGKECEGDLRYYPFRMTPYLMKVQDTIHAEDQFCCLLLAERVHSGYDAPRIPTDKRIFTTTHTPSCVFQDVDERAVPLLGYLPQDLIGTPVLLHLHPNDRQVMLAIHRKIVQNAGQPFDHSSIRICARNGEYIILDTSWSSFVNPWSRKVSFVIGRHKVRMGPVNEDIFMPPVTAVSHMKTADSDILEITEQIHRLLLQPVHNSGSSGYSSLNSNDQLLGMTSSSESLNNISGSKMQHEEGEVSSKSRPRTFQEICKGVHLQKSQEQQKKSNATEFTQTSQAVVCLKDSAPPPNWRDAAMEESRSSIQEELTLNDETVYSYHQISCLDSVIRYLDGCNVPISMKRKCHSSSNTTLSNSDDDKQKVSNSMQVSQEITEDVPGAGETAESSHNHGAPPCAVIPPSHEKESYKKLGLTKGVLAAHTQKEEQAFLCRFRELRGLAALKANCSQYLEQQRDKIGSDAVRAAQLSKQEKLVANPTTRQSSRHKKTKSKRAKRIASTDSPASRRQQPLRHPQPTHGLKQTLLSSSDTSQSTFPMAYPAMMPGYPLHVFPSADSTSPRTEATPQGFRENHCVQAPPCPPFIQPAPHTSPIVTPIVALVLPNYLYPLMGAGLPPPPQPVYQVDTGSFPAQAQPFVQAVFPSQGAFTSPPSFNSQNQFNTNNHFTPPAAYTSPSFHVPSSSETPKPHVEGHSRSSTPQSGEAGGATSPPLFQSRCSSPLNLLELELSVDKQESAALSSGGQGNTLAERDKGASGNQTKEREPNQPSLSLLGPPGPLYFEGTPCVCERLSWDKVWSRLGACSKERSSHGHGNNSDVNSSSSDMLDIILQEDSCSGTGSATSGSMASGSNGCGTSASGTSKSRTSASGASASGTSGSCSGSNNSSNNSSNNNSSNNSSNNSSNNSSNNSSNNSSKYFGSVDSSQSNRKVKSHLSTSEGRPVETEQNKQFINDIHRVLREDKEKLKLLHKCQPRFSEEQKKELIAVHPWIKKGSLPKAIDVKGCSCCDSTLVPVANDQPELDFSDIELEDADCEHRPKEEPSNSAAIACLSPSPNSDLERDNKQTFRKTTAT
- the per2 gene encoding period circadian protein homolog 2 isoform X4, whose protein sequence is MELLPMSEDSDSKPYCYLVQEDQDVASGCRPSTSSSSIPRGGPGCSSMVQLHLMGGYSQGGPDLSEGSDSSGQDPPALPHNIRKNTRSRLLPEEDVEMKSNGSSGSGTESHGNESHGNESHGNESHGHESVGSSNGNSKDSALLESSESNKSSNSHSSSPPSSSNAFSLLSSEQDNPSTSGCSSQESAKAKTQKEVIKILKELKRQLPAEKKHNHTSTTLNTLKYALRCVKQVEANEEYYQLLMINDSQPSGLDVSSYTIEEIDSITSEYTLKNNDIFAVAVSLITGRIVYISDQAASILNCKRDVFKDSKFVEFLTPQDVSVFYSFTTPYRLPSWSMCAGAESSPPDCKQEKSFFCRISGGKECEGDLRYYPFRMTPYLMKVQDTIHAEDQFCCLLLAERVHSGYDAPRIPTDKRIFTTTHTPSCVFQDVDERAVPLLGYLPQDLIGTPVLLHLHPNDRQVMLAIHRKIVQNAGQPFDHSSIRICARNGEYIILDTSWSSFVNPWSRKVSFVIGRHKVRMGPVNEDIFMPPVTAVSHMKTADSDILEITEQIHRLLLQPVHNSGSSGYSSLNSNDQLLGMTSSSESLNNISGSKMQHEEGEVSSKSRPRTFQEICKGVHLQKSQEQQKKSNAKFTQTSQAVVCLKDSAPPPNWRDAAMEESRSSIQEELTLNDETVYSYHQISCLDSVIRYLDGCNVPISMKRKCHSSSNTTLSNSDDDKQKVSNSMQVSQEPALLKDQSGLTALDDPDKKSSEAATAVVGTSLPLPVPNKPESVVSITSQCSYSSTIVHVGDKKPQPESEITEDVPGAGETAESSHNHGAPPCAVIPPSHEKESYKKLGLTKGVLAAHTQKEEQAFLCRFRELRGLAALKANCSQYLEQQRDKIGSDAVRAAQLSKQEKLVANPTTRQSSRHKKTKSKRAKRIASTDSPASRRQQPLRHPQPTHGLKQTLLSSSDTSQSTFPMAYPAMMPGYPLHVFPSADSTSPRTEATPQGFRENHCVQAPPCPPFIQPAPHTSPIVTPIVALVLPNYLYPLMGAGLPPPPQPVYQVDTGSFPAQAQPFVQAVFPSQGAFTSPPSFNSQNQFNTNNHFTPPAAYTSPSFHVPSSSETPKPHVEGHSRSSTPQSGEAGGATSPPLFQSRCSSPLNLLELELSVDKQESAALSSGGQGNTLAERDKGASGNQTKEREPNQRSSHGHGNNSDVNSSSSDMLDIILQEDSCSGTGSATSGSMASGSNGCGTSASGTSKSRTSASGASASGTSGSCSGSNNSSNNSSNNNSSNNSSNNSSNNSSNNSSNNSSKYFGSVDSSQSNRKVKSHLSTSEGRPVETEQNKQFINDIHRVLREDKEKLKLLHKCQPRFSEEQKKELIAVHPWIKKGSLPKAIDVKGCSCCDSTLVPVANDQPELDFSDIELEDADCEHRPKEEPSNSAAIACLSPSPNSDLERDNKQTFRKTTAT